From Streptomyces zhihengii, the proteins below share one genomic window:
- the nuoF gene encoding NADH-quinone oxidoreductase subunit NuoF, which yields MTVSTEYGGRPEAGGDASPEKLLAPVLSAFWDEPESWTLETYRRHEGYEGLRKALAMTPDDLIAYVKDSGLRGRGGAGFPTGMKWQFIPQGDGKPHYLVVNADESEPGTCKDIPLLFANPHSLIEGIVIACYAIRSSHAFIYLRGEVVPVLRRLHEAVREAYEAGYLGKDVLGSGLDLELTVHAGAGAYICGEETALLDSLEGRRGQPRLRPPFPAVAGLYACPTVVNNVESIASVPAILNKGKDWFRSMGSEKSAGFTLYSLSGHVASPGQYEGPLGITLRQLLDMSGGMRPGHRLKFWTPGGSSTPMFTDEHLDVPLDYEGVGAAGSMLGTKALQCFDETTCVVRAVTRWTEFYAHESCGKCTPCREGTYWLVQLLRDIEAGKGVMSDLDKLNDIADNINGKSFCALGDGAAAPIFSSLKYFREEYEQHITGKGCPFDPAKSTAWADRHITEVSA from the coding sequence ATGACCGTGTCCACCGAATACGGGGGCAGGCCGGAGGCAGGCGGGGACGCGAGCCCGGAGAAGCTGCTCGCCCCCGTGCTCTCGGCCTTCTGGGACGAGCCGGAGTCCTGGACCCTGGAGACGTACCGCAGGCACGAGGGGTACGAGGGTCTGCGCAAGGCGCTCGCGATGACGCCCGACGACCTGATCGCCTACGTCAAGGACTCGGGTCTGCGCGGCCGCGGCGGCGCCGGCTTCCCCACCGGGATGAAGTGGCAGTTCATCCCGCAGGGCGACGGCAAGCCCCACTACCTGGTCGTCAACGCGGACGAGTCCGAGCCCGGGACCTGCAAGGACATCCCGCTGCTCTTCGCCAACCCGCACTCCCTCATCGAGGGCATCGTGATCGCCTGCTACGCGATCCGCTCCAGCCACGCCTTCATCTATCTGCGCGGCGAGGTCGTGCCCGTGCTGCGCCGGCTGCACGAGGCCGTGCGCGAGGCGTACGAGGCGGGCTACCTCGGCAAGGACGTCCTCGGCAGCGGGCTCGACCTCGAACTCACCGTGCACGCGGGCGCCGGCGCGTACATCTGCGGCGAGGAGACGGCACTCCTCGACTCGCTGGAGGGACGGCGCGGCCAGCCCCGGCTGCGGCCCCCCTTCCCGGCCGTCGCCGGTCTGTACGCCTGCCCCACCGTGGTGAACAACGTCGAGTCCATCGCCTCCGTTCCCGCGATCCTGAACAAGGGCAAGGACTGGTTCCGCTCGATGGGCAGCGAGAAGTCCGCGGGCTTCACGCTGTACTCGCTCAGCGGCCATGTCGCGAGCCCCGGCCAGTACGAGGGCCCGCTCGGCATCACGCTCCGCCAGCTCCTCGACATGAGCGGCGGCATGCGGCCCGGGCACCGCCTCAAGTTCTGGACCCCCGGCGGCTCGTCGACCCCGATGTTCACCGACGAGCACCTCGACGTCCCGCTCGACTACGAGGGCGTGGGCGCCGCCGGCTCGATGCTCGGCACCAAGGCGCTCCAGTGCTTCGACGAGACCACCTGCGTGGTGCGGGCCGTCACCCGGTGGACCGAGTTCTACGCCCACGAGTCCTGCGGCAAGTGCACCCCGTGCCGCGAGGGCACCTACTGGCTCGTCCAGTTGCTCCGCGACATCGAGGCGGGCAAGGGCGTGATGTCGGACCTCGACAAGCTGAACGACATCGCCGACAACATCAACGGCAAGTCGTTCTGCGCCCTCGGCGACGGCGCCGCCGCGCCGATCTTCTCCTCGCTGAAGTACTTCCGCGAGGAGTACGAGCAGCACATCACGGGCAAGGGCTGCCCCTTCGACCCGGCGAAGTCCACGGCCTGGGCCGACCGACACATCACGGAGGTGTCCGCATGA
- the nuoH gene encoding NADH-quinone oxidoreductase subunit NuoH, translating to MTSLALEDLSMFGRDPWWLVVIKAVFCFAFLMITVLFSIVWERKVVAWMQLRIGPNRHGPWGMLQSLADGIKLMLKEDVVVKRADKVVYILAPIVAAIPAFMAIAVIPFGPAGNEVSILGHRTTMQLTDLPIAMLYILAVASVGIYGIVLAGWSSGSTYPLLGGLRSCAQMISYEIAMGAAFASVFLYSGSMSTSAIVEAQADRWYILLLPVSFIIYVVTMVGETNRAPFDMPESEGDLVGGFNTEYSSIKFAMFMLAEYVNMVTVSAVSVTLFLGGWRAPYPISTFWEGANHGWWPMLWFVLKVQLLLFFFIWLRGTLPRVRYDQLMKLGWKVLIPVSVVWLMLVATVRALRNENYDFQQIVLYVAGAVITVLLLSFVADMFRGRKDREAEAAKPEPGPFDPMAGGFPVPPLPGQELPPVPRRRPRRDRELISSGGPGTDSDGPQDGKEADGV from the coding sequence ATGACCAGCCTGGCCCTCGAGGACCTGTCGATGTTCGGCCGGGACCCGTGGTGGCTCGTCGTCATCAAGGCCGTCTTCTGCTTCGCGTTCCTGATGATCACCGTGCTGTTCTCCATCGTGTGGGAGCGCAAGGTCGTCGCCTGGATGCAGCTGCGCATCGGCCCCAACCGGCACGGCCCCTGGGGCATGCTCCAGTCGCTCGCCGACGGCATCAAGCTGATGCTCAAGGAAGACGTCGTCGTCAAGCGGGCCGACAAGGTCGTCTACATCCTCGCGCCGATCGTCGCCGCGATCCCGGCGTTCATGGCGATCGCCGTGATCCCCTTCGGGCCGGCCGGCAACGAGGTATCGATCCTCGGCCACCGCACCACGATGCAGCTCACCGACCTGCCGATCGCGATGCTCTACATCCTCGCGGTCGCCTCCGTCGGCATCTACGGCATCGTGCTCGCGGGCTGGTCGTCCGGCTCGACGTACCCGCTGCTCGGCGGTCTGCGCTCGTGCGCGCAGATGATCTCCTACGAGATCGCGATGGGCGCCGCGTTCGCCTCCGTCTTCCTCTACTCCGGGTCCATGTCGACCTCGGCGATCGTGGAGGCGCAGGCCGACCGCTGGTACATCCTGCTGCTGCCGGTGTCGTTCATCATCTACGTCGTCACCATGGTCGGCGAGACCAACCGGGCGCCGTTCGACATGCCGGAGTCCGAGGGCGACCTCGTCGGCGGCTTCAACACCGAGTACAGCTCGATCAAGTTCGCGATGTTCATGCTGGCCGAGTACGTCAACATGGTCACCGTCTCGGCCGTCTCGGTCACCCTCTTCCTCGGCGGCTGGCGCGCCCCGTACCCGATCTCCACCTTCTGGGAGGGCGCGAACCACGGCTGGTGGCCGATGCTCTGGTTCGTCCTCAAGGTGCAGCTCCTGCTCTTCTTCTTCATCTGGCTGCGCGGCACCCTGCCACGGGTCCGCTACGACCAGTTGATGAAGCTCGGCTGGAAGGTGCTGATCCCGGTCTCCGTGGTCTGGCTGATGCTGGTCGCGACGGTGCGGGCGCTGCGGAACGAGAACTACGACTTCCAGCAGATCGTGCTCTACGTCGCCGGAGCCGTGATCACGGTGCTCCTGCTGTCCTTCGTCGCCGACATGTTCCGCGGACGCAAGGACAGGGAGGCCGAGGCGGCGAAGCCCGAGCCCGGTCCGTTCGACCCGATGGCCGGCGGATTCCCCGTACCGCCGCTGCCGGGACAGGAGCTGCCGCCGGTGCCGCGCAGGCGCCCGCGGCGGGACCGCGAACTGATCTCCAGCGGCGGACCCGGTACGGACAGTGATGGTCCCCAGGACGGAAAGGAGGCCGACGGTGTCTGA
- the nuoK gene encoding NADH-quinone oxidoreductase subunit NuoK has protein sequence MNPVNYLYLAALLFTIGAAGVLIRRNAIVVFMCVELMLNACNLAFVGFSRMHGNLDGQIIAFFTMVVAAAEVVVGLAIIVSLFRSRHSASVDDASLMKL, from the coding sequence GTGAATCCGGTCAACTATCTGTACCTCGCCGCGCTGCTGTTCACCATCGGTGCCGCCGGTGTGCTGATCCGGCGGAACGCGATCGTGGTCTTCATGTGCGTCGAGCTGATGCTCAACGCCTGCAATCTCGCCTTCGTCGGCTTCTCCCGGATGCACGGCAACCTCGACGGCCAGATCATCGCGTTCTTCACGATGGTCGTCGCGGCGGCGGAGGTCGTGGTCGGACTCGCGATCATCGTCTCGCTGTTCCGCTCCCGCCACTCGGCCTCGGTCGACGACGCCAGCCTGATGAAGCTGTAA
- a CDS encoding NADH-quinone oxidoreductase subunit G gives MTVTTSGPAAGGGAAVPPEDLVTLTIDGAEISVPKGTLVIRAAEQLGIEIPRFCDHPLLDPAGACRQCIVEVEGQRKPMASCTITCTDGMVVRSQLTSPVAEKAQQGVMELLLINHPLDCPVCDKGGECPLQNQAVSHGQADSRFEGKKRTYEKPVPISTQVLLDRERCVLCARCTRFSNQVAGDPMIELVERGALQQVGTGEGDPFASYFSGNTIQICPVGALTSAAYRFRSRPFDLVSSPSVCEHCSGGCASRTDHRRGKVMRRLAADDPEVNEEWMCDKGRFGFRYAQQRDRLTTPLVRNDEGVLEPASWPEALAAAAEGLRAARGRAGVLTGGRLTVEDSYAYAKFARVALDTNDIDFRARAHSAEEADFLAAVVAGRGRDLDGGGVTYTALEQAPAVLLAGFESEEEAPGVFLRLRKAHRKHGQRTFSLATHATRGLEKAGGTLLPAAPGTETEWLDALASGTGLDEAGAVAAEALRADGAVIVVGERLAAVPGGLTAALRTSAATGARLVWIPRRAGDRGAVEAGALPSLLPGGRPATDPRAREETAEVWRVRELPVSYGRDAGQIVEAAATGELGALLVAGVEVADLPDVARAREALDAVGFLVSLELRPSEVTERADVVFPVAAVAEKSGTFLNWEGRVRMFEAALKPEQMTRRLAPTDARVLHMLADALDVHFALPDLKSVRAELDRLGRWDGPRAGGPAESSRPLPRAGEGEAVLAGHRLLLDRGLLQQGDEALAGTRHAAVARLSPATAAETGVKEGDAVEVSGPTGSVRLPLQVTEMPDRVVWLPLNSVGGGVGSDTGARPGELVRIAAVTGAPEVTEVEA, from the coding sequence ATGACCGTCACCACGTCCGGACCCGCCGCCGGCGGCGGAGCCGCGGTGCCGCCCGAGGACCTCGTCACGCTGACCATCGACGGCGCCGAGATCTCCGTCCCCAAGGGGACGCTGGTCATCCGCGCCGCCGAGCAGCTCGGCATCGAGATCCCCCGCTTCTGCGACCACCCGCTGCTCGACCCGGCCGGCGCCTGCCGCCAGTGCATCGTCGAGGTGGAGGGCCAGCGCAAGCCGATGGCCTCCTGCACCATCACCTGCACCGACGGCATGGTCGTCCGCTCCCAGCTCACCTCGCCCGTCGCCGAGAAGGCGCAGCAGGGTGTGATGGAGCTGCTGCTGATCAACCACCCGCTGGACTGCCCGGTCTGCGACAAGGGCGGCGAGTGCCCCCTGCAGAACCAGGCCGTCTCGCACGGCCAGGCGGACTCCCGCTTCGAGGGGAAGAAGCGGACCTACGAGAAGCCGGTCCCCATCTCCACCCAGGTGCTGCTGGACCGCGAGCGCTGCGTGCTGTGCGCGCGCTGCACCCGCTTCTCCAACCAGGTCGCCGGCGACCCGATGATCGAACTGGTCGAGCGCGGCGCGCTCCAGCAGGTCGGCACCGGCGAGGGCGACCCGTTCGCCTCGTACTTCTCCGGCAACACCATCCAGATCTGCCCGGTCGGCGCGCTCACCTCGGCGGCCTACCGGTTCCGCTCCCGCCCCTTCGACCTGGTCTCCAGCCCGTCGGTGTGCGAGCACTGCTCCGGCGGCTGCGCGAGCCGCACCGACCACCGGCGCGGCAAGGTCATGCGCCGCCTCGCGGCGGACGACCCGGAGGTCAACGAGGAGTGGATGTGCGACAAGGGGCGCTTCGGCTTCCGCTACGCCCAGCAGCGCGACCGCCTCACCACCCCCCTGGTCCGCAATGACGAAGGCGTGCTCGAACCGGCGAGCTGGCCGGAGGCCCTCGCGGCGGCGGCCGAGGGACTGCGCGCCGCGCGCGGCCGCGCGGGTGTGCTCACCGGCGGCCGGCTGACCGTCGAGGACTCCTACGCGTACGCCAAGTTCGCCCGGGTCGCCCTCGACACCAACGACATCGACTTCCGGGCCCGCGCCCACTCCGCCGAGGAGGCCGACTTCCTGGCCGCCGTCGTCGCGGGCCGCGGACGGGACCTCGACGGCGGCGGTGTCACCTACACCGCGCTGGAGCAGGCCCCGGCCGTGCTGCTGGCCGGGTTCGAGTCGGAGGAGGAGGCCCCCGGGGTCTTCCTGCGGCTGCGCAAGGCCCACCGCAAGCACGGCCAGCGCACCTTCTCGCTCGCCACCCACGCCACCCGCGGCCTGGAGAAGGCCGGCGGCACGCTGCTGCCCGCCGCCCCCGGCACCGAGACCGAGTGGCTGGACGCCCTCGCCTCGGGCACCGGGCTCGACGAGGCCGGCGCCGTGGCCGCCGAGGCGCTGCGCGCCGACGGCGCGGTGATCGTCGTCGGCGAGCGGCTGGCCGCCGTCCCCGGCGGACTCACCGCGGCCCTGCGCACCTCCGCCGCCACCGGCGCCCGGCTGGTGTGGATCCCGCGCCGCGCGGGCGACCGGGGAGCCGTCGAGGCGGGCGCGCTGCCCTCGCTGCTGCCGGGCGGCCGCCCGGCGACCGACCCGCGCGCCCGTGAGGAGACCGCCGAGGTCTGGCGGGTGCGCGAACTGCCCGTGAGCTACGGGCGGGACGCCGGCCAGATCGTCGAGGCCGCGGCCACCGGCGAACTGGGCGCGCTGCTCGTCGCCGGTGTCGAGGTCGCCGACCTGCCGGACGTGGCCCGGGCGCGCGAGGCGCTGGACGCCGTCGGCTTCCTGGTCTCCCTGGAGCTGCGGCCGAGCGAGGTCACCGAGCGGGCGGACGTGGTCTTCCCGGTCGCGGCCGTCGCCGAGAAGTCGGGCACCTTCCTCAACTGGGAGGGCAGGGTGCGGATGTTCGAGGCCGCGCTCAAGCCCGAGCAGATGACCCGGCGGCTCGCCCCGACCGACGCCCGGGTGCTGCACATGCTCGCCGACGCACTCGACGTCCACTTCGCGCTCCCGGACCTGAAGTCCGTGCGCGCCGAGCTGGACCGGCTGGGCCGCTGGGACGGCCCCCGGGCCGGCGGGCCGGCCGAGTCGTCCCGCCCGCTGCCGCGGGCCGGCGAGGGCGAGGCCGTCCTCGCGGGCCACCGGCTCCTGCTCGACCGGGGCCTGCTCCAGCAGGGCGACGAGGCGCTGGCCGGCACCCGGCACGCCGCCGTCGCGCGGCTGTCGCCGGCGACGGCGGCCGAGACCGGGGTGAAGGAGGGCGACGCCGTGGAGGTGTCCGGGCCCACCGGGTCCGTCCGGCTGCCGCTCCAGGTCACCGAGATGCCCGACCGGGTGGTGTGGCTGCCGCTGAACTCCGTGGGCGGCGGCGTGGGTTCCGACACCGGCGCCCGGCCCGGCGAACTGGTCCGTATCGCGGCCGTCACGGGCGCGCCCGAGGTGACGGAGGTGGAGGCGTGA
- a CDS encoding NADH-quinone oxidoreductase subunit J has translation MNVLAASTTSTGEAVQFWILGTVAVIGALCTILMRRAVHSALCLAGTMIILAVFYLANGAYFLGIVQIVVYTGAIMMLFLFVVMLVGVTAADSLTETIKGQRWLAALCGLGFGILLIAGIANASLKNFNGLGAANAARGGNVEGLAALIFTKYVFAFEITGALLITAAVGAMVLTHRERTERARTQRELAEERVREGKHLPPLPAPGVYARHNAVDIAGLLPDGSPSELTVNRTLRDRGQIRDVSREALDDLKALEQRSEERLGRDTDGHDRDGQEVTR, from the coding sequence ATGAACGTGCTCGCCGCCTCCACCACCTCCACCGGCGAGGCCGTCCAGTTCTGGATCCTCGGCACGGTCGCCGTCATCGGCGCCCTGTGCACGATCCTGATGCGGCGGGCCGTGCACAGCGCGCTGTGCCTCGCCGGGACCATGATCATCCTCGCGGTGTTCTACCTGGCCAACGGCGCCTACTTCCTGGGCATCGTGCAGATCGTCGTCTACACCGGCGCGATCATGATGCTGTTCCTCTTCGTGGTCATGCTGGTCGGCGTCACCGCCGCCGACTCGCTGACGGAGACGATCAAGGGGCAGCGCTGGCTGGCCGCCCTGTGCGGGCTCGGCTTCGGCATCCTGCTGATCGCCGGCATCGCCAACGCCTCCCTGAAGAACTTCAACGGACTGGGCGCCGCCAACGCCGCCCGCGGCGGCAACGTCGAGGGCCTGGCCGCGCTGATCTTCACCAAGTACGTCTTCGCCTTCGAGATCACCGGCGCGCTGCTGATCACGGCGGCCGTCGGCGCGATGGTCCTGACCCACCGCGAGCGCACCGAGCGGGCCCGCACCCAGCGCGAACTCGCCGAGGAGCGCGTGCGCGAGGGCAAGCACCTGCCGCCGCTGCCCGCCCCCGGCGTCTACGCCCGGCACAACGCGGTGGACATCGCCGGCCTACTGCCCGACGGCAGCCCGTCCGAGCTCACGGTCAACCGCACCCTGCGCGACCGCGGCCAGATCCGGGACGTCTCGCGCGAGGCGCTGGACGACCTCAAGGCCCTGGAGCAGCGCTCCGAGGAGCGGCTCGGACGCGACACGGACGGGCACGACCGGGACGGACAGGAGGTCACGCGGTGA
- the nuoL gene encoding NADH-quinone oxidoreductase subunit L translates to MENLIALLVAAPLLGAAVLLCGGRRLDKTGHWLGTLFAGASFVLAAVLFADMLGKDADDRALNSTLYNWIPVEGFQADIAFQLDQLSMTFVLLISGVGTLIHVYSIGYMEHDERRRRFFGYLNLFLAAMLLLVLADNYLLLYVGWEGVGLASYLLIGFWQHKPSAATAAKKAFLVNRVGDIGLSIAIMLMFTTFGTFAFGPVLGAVGETSEGTLTAIGLMLLLAACGKSAQVPLQSWLGDAMEGPTPVSALIHAATMVTAGVYLIVRSGAIFNAAPDAQLAVVVVGAVTLLFGAIVGCAKDDIKKALAGSTMSQIGYMILAAGLGPIGYAFAIMHLVTHGFFKAGLFLGAGSVMHGMNDEVDMRRYGGLRKYMPVTFVTFGLGYLAIIGFPGLSGFWTKDTIIEAAFSYGDGARAWIFGGITLLGAGITAFYMTRVMIMTFFGEKRWQPDAEGNEPHPHESPKSMTIPMIVLAFGSVFAGAFFAIGDRFANWLAPVTEFEHPHPVISVPAITASTVVVLVIGASVAWAMYGRKPVPVTAPRGSLLTRAARRDLLQDDFNHVVLVRGGEHLTRSLVYVDHTLVDGVVNGTAATFGGLSGRLRKLQNGYARSYAVSMFGGTAVLIAATLLMRAV, encoded by the coding sequence GTGGAGAACCTCATCGCGCTGCTCGTCGCGGCGCCCCTGCTCGGAGCGGCGGTGCTGCTCTGCGGCGGGCGCCGCCTCGACAAGACCGGCCACTGGCTCGGCACCCTGTTCGCGGGCGCCTCCTTCGTCCTCGCCGCCGTCCTCTTCGCGGACATGCTCGGCAAGGACGCGGACGACCGCGCCCTGAACAGCACGCTGTACAACTGGATCCCCGTCGAGGGCTTCCAGGCGGACATCGCCTTCCAGCTCGACCAGCTCTCGATGACCTTCGTGCTGCTGATCTCGGGCGTCGGCACCCTGATCCACGTCTACTCCATCGGGTACATGGAGCACGACGAGCGGCGCCGCCGCTTCTTCGGCTACCTGAACCTCTTCCTGGCGGCGATGCTGCTGCTGGTCCTGGCGGACAACTACCTGCTGCTGTACGTCGGATGGGAGGGCGTCGGCCTCGCCTCGTACCTGCTCATCGGCTTCTGGCAGCACAAGCCCAGCGCGGCGACGGCGGCCAAGAAGGCCTTCCTGGTCAACCGGGTCGGCGACATCGGCCTGTCGATCGCCATCATGCTGATGTTCACCACCTTCGGGACCTTCGCCTTCGGGCCGGTGCTCGGCGCGGTGGGCGAGACCTCCGAGGGCACCCTGACGGCGATCGGCCTGATGCTGCTGCTCGCGGCGTGCGGCAAGTCGGCTCAGGTGCCGCTCCAGTCCTGGCTCGGCGACGCGATGGAGGGCCCGACCCCGGTCTCGGCCCTGATCCACGCGGCGACCATGGTGACCGCCGGTGTGTACCTCATCGTCCGGTCCGGCGCGATCTTCAACGCCGCCCCGGACGCGCAGCTCGCCGTCGTCGTCGTGGGCGCGGTCACGCTGCTCTTCGGTGCGATCGTCGGTTGCGCGAAGGACGACATCAAGAAGGCGCTCGCCGGTTCGACCATGTCGCAGATCGGCTACATGATCCTCGCGGCCGGACTCGGCCCGATCGGCTACGCCTTCGCGATCATGCACCTGGTGACCCACGGCTTCTTCAAGGCCGGGCTCTTCCTCGGCGCCGGCTCGGTCATGCACGGCATGAATGACGAGGTCGACATGCGCCGCTACGGCGGGCTGCGCAAGTACATGCCGGTCACCTTCGTGACCTTCGGCCTCGGCTACCTCGCCATCATCGGCTTCCCGGGCCTGTCGGGCTTCTGGACCAAGGACACCATCATCGAGGCGGCGTTCTCCTACGGAGACGGCGCCCGCGCCTGGATCTTCGGCGGCATCACGCTGCTGGGCGCCGGCATCACCGCGTTCTACATGACCCGCGTGATGATCATGACGTTCTTCGGCGAGAAGCGCTGGCAGCCCGACGCGGAGGGCAACGAGCCGCACCCGCACGAGTCCCCGAAGTCCATGACGATCCCGATGATCGTGCTCGCCTTCGGCTCGGTCTTCGCCGGCGCGTTCTTCGCGATCGGCGACCGGTTCGCCAACTGGCTCGCGCCGGTCACCGAGTTCGAGCACCCGCACCCCGTCATCAGCGTCCCCGCCATCACCGCCTCCACCGTCGTGGTGCTGGTGATCGGCGCCTCGGTCGCCTGGGCGATGTACGGACGCAAGCCGGTCCCGGTCACCGCGCCGCGCGGCTCGCTGCTCACCCGGGCCGCCCGACGCGACCTGCTCCAGGACGACTTCAACCATGTGGTCCTGGTCCGCGGCGGGGAGCACCTCACCCGGTCCCTGGTCTACGTCGACCACACCCTGGTCGACGGAGTGGTCAACGGCACGGCCGCCACGTTCGGCGGGCTCTCCGGCCGGCTGCGCAAGCTGCAGAACGGCTACGCCCGCAGCTACGCGGTCTCGATGTTCGGCGGTACGGCGGTCCTGATCGCCGCGACCCTGCTGATGAGGGCGGTCTGA
- the nuoE gene encoding NADH-quinone oxidoreductase subunit NuoE, with the protein MPKLPAPDYPADVRARLEADGREIIARYPGSRSALLPLLHLVQSEEGHVSRTGMQFCAELLGLTTAEVTAVATFYSMYRRKPSGDYQVGVCTNTLCAVMGGDAIFEELKEHLGVGNNETTEDGKVTLEHIECNAACDFAPVVMVNWEFFDNQTPESAKKLVDDIRAGEQVVPTRGAPLCGYKETARILAGFPDERPGAVEASGGAGPASLIGLRLAKGEVLPARVVHPRGEVPRERPQPGSEHLSSHDSRPSPDHHPSTSPSGTPDHIQTSASDPENPAGPVGEEGE; encoded by the coding sequence ATGCCCAAACTGCCCGCCCCCGACTACCCGGCCGACGTCCGGGCCCGGCTGGAGGCGGACGGGCGGGAGATCATCGCCCGCTACCCCGGATCGCGCTCCGCCCTGCTGCCGCTGCTGCACCTGGTGCAGTCGGAGGAGGGCCATGTCTCCCGCACCGGGATGCAGTTCTGCGCGGAGCTGCTCGGCCTGACCACCGCCGAGGTCACCGCCGTCGCCACCTTCTACTCCATGTACCGGCGCAAGCCCTCGGGCGACTACCAGGTCGGCGTCTGCACCAACACGCTCTGCGCGGTCATGGGCGGCGACGCCATCTTCGAGGAGCTCAAGGAGCACCTCGGCGTCGGCAACAACGAGACCACCGAGGACGGCAAGGTCACGCTGGAGCACATCGAGTGCAACGCGGCCTGCGACTTCGCCCCCGTGGTGATGGTCAACTGGGAGTTCTTCGACAACCAGACGCCCGAGTCCGCGAAGAAGCTGGTCGACGACATCCGCGCCGGCGAGCAGGTCGTGCCCACCCGAGGCGCCCCGCTGTGCGGCTACAAGGAGACGGCCCGCATCCTGGCCGGCTTCCCCGACGAGCGCCCCGGCGCCGTCGAGGCGAGCGGCGGCGCGGGCCCGGCCTCGCTGATCGGCCTGCGCCTCGCCAAGGGCGAGGTGCTCCCCGCGCGGGTGGTCCACCCCCGCGGCGAGGTGCCCCGGGAGCGGCCCCAGCCCGGCTCCGAGCACCTGAGCTCGCACGACTCCCGCCCTTCGCCCGACCACCACCCCTCAACGAGTCCCTCCGGGACACCGGACCACATTCAGACCTCGGCATCCGACCCGGAGAACCCGGCCGGACCTGTCGGCGAGGAGGGGGAGTGA
- the nuoI gene encoding NADH-quinone oxidoreductase subunit NuoI, which produces MVPRTERRPTVSDGSESSFQNPVAGFGVTFKAMFKKRLTEQYPEQPKVTAPRFHGRHQLNRHPDGLEKCVGCELCAWACPADAIYVEGADNTEEERYSPGERYGRVYQINYARCILCGLCIEACPTRALTMTNEFELADSSRENLIYTKEQLLAGLDEGMVDSPHSIFPGTDEQDYYRGLVTEAAPGTVRQVAVSRGEQVQEGESTFGEDEPASGKVIGA; this is translated from the coding sequence ATGGTCCCCAGGACGGAAAGGAGGCCGACGGTGTCTGACGGATCCGAGAGCTCGTTCCAGAATCCGGTCGCCGGCTTCGGCGTGACCTTCAAGGCCATGTTCAAGAAGCGGCTCACCGAGCAGTACCCGGAGCAGCCGAAGGTCACGGCGCCGCGCTTCCACGGCCGGCACCAGCTCAACCGCCACCCCGACGGGCTGGAGAAGTGCGTCGGGTGCGAGCTGTGCGCCTGGGCCTGTCCGGCCGACGCCATCTACGTCGAGGGCGCGGACAACACCGAGGAGGAGCGCTACTCCCCGGGCGAGCGGTACGGCCGCGTCTACCAGATCAACTACGCCCGCTGCATCCTGTGCGGCCTGTGCATCGAGGCGTGCCCCACCCGGGCGCTCACGATGACCAACGAGTTCGAACTGGCCGACAGCAGCCGCGAGAACCTCATCTACACCAAGGAGCAGCTGCTCGCCGGTCTGGACGAGGGCATGGTCGACTCACCGCACTCGATCTTCCCCGGCACCGACGAGCAGGACTACTACCGGGGCCTGGTCACCGAGGCCGCCCCGGGCACGGTCCGGCAGGTCGCGGTGTCCCGGGGCGAGCAGGTGCAGGAGGGCGAGTCCACGTTCGGCGAGGACGAGCCCGCCTCCGGGAAGGTGATCGGCGCATGA